The segment TCGTCGCCAACCCCGCCAAGATCGACGACTGGGACGGTTTGCGCAGCACCGTCGACGACACGCTGATCCGAGCCGGCTGGCCCGCGCCGCGATGGTTCGAGACGACCGAGGACGACCCCGGGCTCGGCCAGACACGGTCGGCTGTCGAGTCGGGCGCCGAGGTGGTGTTCGTCTGCGGCGGAGACGGGACCGTGATGTCCGCGGTGTCGGCGCTGGCCGGTACCGAGGTGTCGATGGCCGTCCTGCCCGCCGGTACCGGCAACCTGCTCGCGGCCAACCTCGGGCTGTCCACGGATCTGGCGACCGGTCTCGCGGTCGCGTTGGAGGGCGGGCTGCGACGCCTGGACGTCGGCACTCTCGACGGCCGGCACTTCGCGGTGATGGCGGGCATGGGCTTCGACGCGCACATGCTCGACGCAACCTCGGACACCGCGAAGAAGCACATCGGATGGCCCGCGTACATTCTCGGCGCCATGAAGCATCTTAAGGACCGGCCGATGCGGGTCACCATCCGCATCGACGGCGGCACGCCGATGCGCCGGCGCGCCCGGTCGGTCCTCGTCGCCAACGTGGGCCGCCTGCAGGGCGGGCTGAGGCTGCTGAGCGAGGCTCAACCGGACGACGGGGTCCTGGACGTCGCCGTCCTGACCCCCAACAAGCTGCGCACCTGGATGGCGCTGGGGTGGGGCCTCCTCCGGCGCACCGGCCGGGTTCCCGCGTTGGAGGTCTTCCGCGGCAGCCGCATCGAGGTGCTCAGCAACCGGCCACAGCCGCGCCAACTCGACGGCGATCTCATCGAGAGCGGCGACCGGCTGATCGTCGAGGTCATGCCGCAGGCGCTCTGGTTGTGCGTGCCCGAACCGGCCG is part of the Actinoplanes sp. NBC_00393 genome and harbors:
- a CDS encoding diacylglycerol/lipid kinase family protein, translating into MTETTSHTNRAPRSAVVANPAKIDDWDGLRSTVDDTLIRAGWPAPRWFETTEDDPGLGQTRSAVESGAEVVFVCGGDGTVMSAVSALAGTEVSMAVLPAGTGNLLAANLGLSTDLATGLAVALEGGLRRLDVGTLDGRHFAVMAGMGFDAHMLDATSDTAKKHIGWPAYILGAMKHLKDRPMRVTIRIDGGTPMRRRARSVLVANVGRLQGGLRLLSEAQPDDGVLDVAVLTPNKLRTWMALGWGLLRRTGRVPALEVFRGSRIEVLSNRPQPRQLDGDLIESGDRLIVEVMPQALWLCVPEPADHPDLSVDAAAAADRAGAAVSRSSRTTVTS